A single region of the Chitinophaga niabensis genome encodes:
- a CDS encoding AlbA family DNA-binding domain-containing protein, with the protein MIPPKISEQVIQLIQQSLSGLEAENPKVDFKEKWYDLKDKRGISEFIKDTSAIANTFGLEGLIIIGYDDKTKTFTDASFSHCGLRDSADLYSLIVRHVSDAFEINYYETEYEKNILGVLHIPPSLHKPHLIRNYQTFDKNGLIKSEVEQRIFVRKNTGTFPATKYDLELMYYDRKNIIPEYELHVTIDLKIPDIGPSRHLQNGKYHCIGVTASINFTFENTGRRPLSFKFLELTMALYEDSGASEKISFRSKSLLSPDWFHGGVLKSQEIRLARINLESLSFSGWGIESATNKVNEFKSQGKDLIIKDFLVHTTNNVTIIPRVIIA; encoded by the coding sequence ATGATTCCTCCAAAAATATCCGAACAGGTAATTCAGCTAATTCAACAATCCTTATCAGGTTTGGAAGCTGAAAACCCAAAAGTAGATTTCAAAGAAAAATGGTATGATTTAAAGGATAAGCGAGGTATTAGCGAATTCATTAAAGATACCTCTGCCATAGCTAATACTTTCGGATTGGAAGGCTTAATTATTATTGGCTATGATGATAAAACTAAAACATTTACAGATGCTTCCTTTTCACATTGCGGACTTAGGGATAGTGCTGACCTCTATTCTTTAATAGTTAGACACGTAAGTGACGCTTTTGAGATCAATTATTACGAAACGGAATATGAGAAGAATATCCTGGGTGTTTTACATATTCCCCCGTCATTGCACAAACCGCATTTAATACGTAATTACCAAACCTTTGACAAGAATGGTCTAATTAAAAGTGAAGTTGAGCAACGGATTTTTGTAAGAAAGAATACAGGCACATTTCCAGCAACTAAGTATGATTTAGAATTAATGTACTATGATAGGAAAAACATTATTCCTGAATATGAATTACACGTTACTATTGATCTTAAGATACCTGACATTGGACCATCAAGACATTTACAAAATGGGAAATACCACTGTATTGGAGTCACAGCCTCTATAAATTTTACCTTTGAAAATACGGGCCGTCGTCCACTATCCTTTAAATTTTTAGAATTAACAATGGCGTTATATGAAGATTCTGGTGCTTCTGAAAAAATTTCATTTAGATCCAAGTCTCTTTTGAGCCCAGATTGGTTTCATGGCGGAGTATTAAAGTCACAAGAAATTCGACTCGCAAGAATTAATCTTGAAAGTTTAAGTTTCTCTGGTTGGGGTATTGAAAGTGCTACAAATAAAGTGAATGAATTTAAGTCTCAAGGTAAAGATCTTATAATTAAGGATTTTCTCGTTCATACTACAAATAATGTAACAATTATACCTAGAGTTATTATAGCCTAG